Proteins encoded by one window of Bactrocera oleae isolate idBacOlea1 chromosome 4, idBacOlea1, whole genome shotgun sequence:
- the LOC106614462 gene encoding protein PET100 homolog, mitochondrial, producing the protein MGSWRLEVFKMTLYMSFPVAMFHIFNQPAYFEEWVTKTRRELYPPESLGHREEIQKAIKDVREKRDKEMMKALEDIEKRGK; encoded by the coding sequence ATGGGTAGCTGGCGATTGGAAGTTTTTAAAATGACGCTGTACATGTCCTTTCCTGTGGCCATGTTTCACATCTTCAATCAACCGGCTTACTTTGAGGAATGGGTAACCAAGACAAGGCGTGAGTTATATCCACCAGAGAGTTTAGGTCATCGGGAAGAGATACAAAAAGCCATAAAAGATGTGCGTGAAAAAAGAGATAAAGAAATGATGAAGGCATTAGAGGATATAGAAAAGCGTGGAAAATAA